CCTGCTCCTCTGCATCACCATCATCGGCATCCCGTTCGGCATCGCGGCCTTCCGCATCGGCGTCTACGCCCTGTGGCCCTTCGGGTATACGACGGTCGAACGCCGAGACGCGGGCGCCCCGTCCTGCGTGGGCAACGTGCTGTGGCTGGTGCTCGCGGGCTGGTGGCTCGCCCTCGGCCACATCGCCACCGGCATCGCCCTGTGCGTGACGATCATCGGCATCCCGCTGGGCATCGCCAACTTCAAGCTCATCCCGGTCTCGTTGCTCCCGCTCGGCCGCGACATCGTGCGGACGGACGAGCCGTTCGCGGTGCGCTGACGGAGAGACATCGCGCCTCCGTTTTCCACAGGCCAGGGGTTGTCCACAGGCCCGCCCGGCTGTCAGCGGCGGCCTGCATGATGAACCCATGACCGCGATCGAGCAGGTGCCGCCCCGAGTGCTGGCCGAGACCCGCAACACCCGCTTGGGGTCCGGCCCGTCGCGCCCCGAGCCGGCCGCCCCAGCGAGAGGCGCCGAAAGACC
This is a stretch of genomic DNA from Streptomyces hawaiiensis. It encodes these proteins:
- a CDS encoding YccF domain-containing protein, with translation MRTILNVIWLVLSGFWLFLAYMLAGLLLCITIIGIPFGIAAFRIGVYALWPFGYTTVERRDAGAPSCVGNVLWLVLAGWWLALGHIATGIALCVTIIGIPLGIANFKLIPVSLLPLGRDIVRTDEPFAVR